The following coding sequences lie in one Hydrogenophaga sp. PBL-H3 genomic window:
- a CDS encoding UvrD-helicase domain-containing protein, producing the protein MLFEEPVVPSPLLAGLNAEQGAAVMLPAEHALILAGAGSGKTRVLTTRIAWLLQTGQVTPGGVLAVTFTNKAAKEMMTRLSSMLPVNVRGMWIGTFHGLCNRFLRAHHKLAGLPATFQILDTQDQLSAVKRLCKQFNVDDERYPPKQIQYFISGCKEDGQRPRDVVARDEETRKKVELYALYEEQCQREGVVDFGELMLRSYEVLRDNDPVREHYQRRFHHILIDEFQDTNRLQYAWIKMFSAPPLEGLPGSGNAVFAVGDDDQSIYAFRGARVGNMADFVREFNVRHQIKLEQNYRSCSNILDSANELISHNTNRLGKNLRTDAGAGEPVRVHEATSDFAEAQWMVDEMKQLAREGVPKVEMAVLYRSNAQSRVVETALFNAAMPYRVYGGLRFFERAEIKHALAYLRLLENANDDTSFLRVVNFPPRGIGARSIEQLQDVARTSGCSLHDAVSAVTGRAGVAIGAFVAKLDVLRERSEGMTLAEIIELVLDHSGLVEHYRAEREGQDRVENLEELVSAAKSFVGIEGFGRDAVARTGDGAALTQSPASQGLDPEMSVRPEPVLRQAQDDRESGSSTSSDRTDVVEPDTGETMSPLAAFLTHAALESGDNQAQAGQDAVQLMTVHAAKGLEFDVVFITGMEEGLFPHENSMSDRDGLEEERRLMYVAITRARKRLYLSHSQTRMLHGQTRYNMKSRFFDELPEACLKWLTPQQPAWGAPGGAGGGGGQWQNGRRNFGAPPALQPSWSPGFNDKGDPKGLGQQAPEPDRGTDIKAGMAVFHNKFGEGKVLSIEGAGDDARAQVNFSRHGTKWLALSVAKLTQIV; encoded by the coding sequence ATGCTGTTTGAAGAACCCGTTGTTCCGTCCCCGCTGCTCGCGGGTCTCAATGCCGAACAAGGCGCTGCCGTGATGCTGCCGGCCGAGCACGCGCTCATCCTGGCCGGGGCGGGCTCGGGCAAGACCCGTGTGCTCACCACCCGCATTGCCTGGCTGCTGCAGACCGGGCAGGTCACGCCCGGCGGTGTGCTGGCGGTGACCTTCACCAACAAGGCCGCCAAGGAAATGATGACGCGGCTCTCCAGCATGCTGCCGGTGAACGTCCGTGGCATGTGGATCGGCACCTTCCACGGCCTGTGCAACCGCTTCCTGCGTGCGCACCACAAGCTCGCGGGTCTGCCCGCCACGTTCCAGATTCTCGACACGCAAGACCAGCTCTCGGCCGTCAAACGGCTGTGCAAGCAGTTCAACGTGGACGACGAGCGTTATCCGCCGAAGCAGATCCAGTATTTCATCAGCGGTTGCAAGGAAGACGGCCAGCGCCCGCGCGATGTGGTGGCGCGCGACGAAGAGACGCGCAAGAAGGTCGAGCTGTACGCGCTGTACGAAGAGCAGTGCCAGCGCGAAGGCGTGGTGGACTTCGGCGAACTCATGCTGCGCTCCTACGAAGTGTTGCGCGACAACGATCCGGTGCGCGAGCACTACCAACGCCGCTTTCACCACATCCTGATCGACGAGTTCCAGGACACCAACCGCTTGCAGTACGCCTGGATCAAGATGTTCAGCGCGCCGCCGCTCGAAGGCTTGCCGGGCTCGGGCAACGCCGTGTTTGCAGTGGGCGACGACGACCAGAGCATCTATGCGTTTCGCGGTGCGCGCGTGGGCAACATGGCCGACTTCGTGCGCGAGTTCAACGTGCGCCACCAGATCAAGCTGGAGCAGAACTACCGCAGCTGCAGCAACATCCTCGACTCGGCCAACGAACTCATCAGCCACAACACGAACCGCCTGGGCAAGAACCTGCGCACCGACGCCGGCGCGGGCGAGCCGGTGCGGGTGCATGAAGCCACGAGCGATTTTGCCGAAGCGCAGTGGATGGTCGACGAGATGAAGCAGCTGGCGCGCGAGGGTGTGCCCAAGGTGGAGATGGCTGTCCTCTACCGCAGCAATGCGCAAAGCCGCGTGGTGGAAACCGCGCTGTTCAACGCGGCCATGCCCTACCGCGTGTACGGCGGCTTGCGCTTCTTCGAGCGCGCCGAGATCAAGCACGCGCTGGCGTATTTGCGCCTGCTGGAGAACGCCAACGACGACACCAGCTTCCTGCGCGTGGTGAACTTCCCGCCGCGCGGCATCGGCGCGCGCAGCATCGAGCAGCTGCAGGACGTCGCGCGCACCTCGGGCTGCTCGTTGCACGACGCCGTGAGCGCGGTGACCGGGCGCGCCGGGGTGGCCATCGGCGCGTTTGTGGCCAAGCTTGATGTGCTGCGTGAACGCTCCGAGGGCATGACGCTGGCCGAGATCATCGAGCTGGTGCTCGACCACAGCGGCCTGGTGGAGCATTACCGCGCCGAGCGCGAAGGGCAGGACCGGGTGGAGAACCTGGAGGAACTGGTGAGCGCGGCCAAGAGCTTCGTGGGCATTGAGGGCTTTGGGCGTGATGCAGTGGCTCGCACGGGGGATGGTGCGGCCTTGACGCAGAGCCCGGCGAGCCAGGGGCTGGATCCCGAGATGTCCGTTCGCCCTGAGCCTGTCCTTCGACAAGCTCAGGATGATCGGGAATCAGGGTCTTCGACAAGCTCAGACCGAACGGATGTTGTCGAACCCGACACCGGCGAGACCATGAGCCCACTCGCCGCCTTCCTCACGCACGCCGCGCTCGAGTCCGGCGACAACCAGGCGCAGGCCGGGCAGGACGCGGTGCAGCTCATGACGGTGCACGCCGCCAAGGGGCTCGAATTCGATGTGGTCTTCATCACCGGCATGGAAGAGGGCCTGTTCCCGCACGAGAACTCGATGAGCGACCGCGACGGGCTGGAAGAAGAACGCCGACTGATGTACGTGGCGATCACGCGTGCGCGCAAGCGCCTGTACCTCAGCCACTCACAGACGCGCATGCTGCACGGCCAGACGCGCTACAACATGAAGAGCCGCTTCTTCGACGAACTGCCCGAAGCCTGCCTGAAGTGGCTGACGCCGCAACAGCCGGCCTGGGGTGCGCCGGGTGGTGCGGGCGGAGGCGGCGGCCAGTGGCAGAACGGACGGCGCAACTTCGGCGCGCCGCCGGCGCTGCAGCCCTCGTGGTCACCCGGCTTCAACGACAAGGGCGACCCCAAAGGCCTGGGCCAGCAGGCGCCCGAGCCCGACCGCGGCACCGACATCAAGGCCGGCATGGCGGTGTTTCACAACAAGTTCGGCGAGGGCAAGGTGCTGTCCATCGAGGGCGCGGGCGATGACGCCCGCGCGCAGGTGAACTTCAGCCGCCATGGTACGAAGTGGCTCGCGCTCAGCGTCGCGAAACTCACGCAAATCGTCTGA